A stretch of Perognathus longimembris pacificus isolate PPM17 chromosome 1, ASM2315922v1, whole genome shotgun sequence DNA encodes these proteins:
- the Papolb gene encoding poly(A) polymerase beta has protein sequence MMPFPTVAPGAPPPAAPPQKHWGISSPISLAAPKDTDRELTRRLVETLKPFGVFEEEEELQRRILILEKLNNLVKAWIREISESRSLPQAVVDSVGGKIFTFGSCRLGVHTKGADIDALCVAPRHVDRSDFFTSFYDKLKLQEEVKDLRAVEEAFVPVIKLCFDGIEIDILFARLALQTIPEDLDLRDDSLLKNLDIRCIRSLNGCRVTDEILHLVPNIDNFRLTLRAIKLWAKCHNIYSNILGFLGGVSWAMLVARTCQLYPNAVASTLVRKFFLVFSEWEWPNPVLLKEPEERNLNLPVWDPRVNPSDRYHLMPIITPAYPQQNSTYNVSVSTRMVMIEEFKQGLAITHEILLNKADWSKLFEAPSFFQKYKHYIVLLASAPTEKQHLEWVGLVESKIRILVGNLEKNEFITLAHVNPQSFPAPKENADKEEFRTMWVIGLVLKKPEDSDILNIDLTYDIQSFTDTVYRQAMNSKMFEMDMKIAAMHLRKKELHQLLPNHVLQEKKAHLTEGVRLTTVNDSSLHMSVDSENNITVPLPTSTIKASPLTSSSQGRNSPALSVMATSLSTIQASEVSLQHISPNESSGVALSESTPQPPSQPTISAPPKPTVTRVVSSTHMVNHPPISSGNTATNISNPIVGV, from the coding sequence ATGATGCCGTTTCCGACGGTCGCCCCGGGAGCGCCTCCGCCGGCCGCGCCGCCGCAGAAGCACTGGGGCATCTCCTCCCCGATCAGCCTGGCCGCCCCCAAGGACACGGACCGCGAGCTCACCCGGAGGCTGGTGGAGACCCTGAAGCCCTTCGGGGTGTTCGAAGAGGAAGAGGAACTGCAGCGCAGGATTCTAATtttggaaaaattaaataatCTGGTGAAGGCCTGGATCCGGGAGATCAGCGAGAGCCGCAGCCTCCCGCAGGCCGTGGTGGACAGCGTCGGGGGGAAGATCTTCACCTTCGGCTCCTGCAGGCTGGGCGTCCACACGAAGGGGGCTGACATCGACGCGCTCTGCGTCGCCCCGAGGCACGTGGACAGAAGCGACTTCTTCACTTCCTTCTATGATAAATTGAAGCTGcaggaagaagtgaaagacttgaGGGCAGTTGAGGAGGCGTTTGTGCCAGTTATCAAGCTGTGCTTTGACGGGATAGAAATCGATATTTTGTTTGCAAGATTAGCACTACAAACCATTCCAGAGGATttggacctaagagatgacagtTTGCTTAAAAATTTAGATATTAGATGCATACGAAGCCTTAACGGTTGCCGGGTAACTGATGAGATTTTACATTTAGTGCCAAACATCGACAACTTTCGGTTAACTCTGCGAGCCATCAAATTGTGGGCCAAATGCCACAATATTTATTCCAATATATTAGGTTTCCTTGGAGGGGTTTCCTGGGCCATGCTAGTAGCCAGAACTTGTCAGCTTTATCCAAATGCGGTAGCATCCACGCTTGTACGTAAATTTTTCTTGGTGTTTTCCGAATGGGAATGGCCAAATCCGGTGTTACTCAAAGAGCCTGAAGAACGGAATCTTAATTTGCCTGTATGGGACCCAAGAGTGAATCCCAGTGACCGGTACCATCTTATGCCCATAATCACACCAGCGTACCCACAGCAGAACTCCACATACAACGTGTCTGTTTCAACCAGGATGGTTATGATTGAGGAGTTTAAGCAAGGGCTTGCTATAACACATGAAATTTTGCTCAATAAGGCAGACTGGTCCAAGCTTTTTGAAGCTCCAAGCTTCTTTCAAAAGTACAAGCACTACATTGTACTTCTGGCAAGTGCGCCAACAGAAAAACAGCATCTGGAGTGGGTGGGCTTGGTGGAATCCAAGATTCGAATCCTGGTTGGGAACTTGGAAAAGAATGAGTTTATCACACTGGCACATGTGAATCCCCAGTCATTTCCAGCACCCAAAGAAAATGCCGACAAGGAAGAATTCCGTACAATGTGGGTAATTGGTCTAGtgttaaaaaagccagaagactcTGACATTCTCAATATTGATCTCACTTACGACATTCAGTCTTTCACAGACACAGTTTATAGGCAAGCGATGAATAGTAAGATGTTTGAAATGGATATGAAAATTGCTGCTATGCATTTAAGAAAGAAGGAACTTCATCAGCTACTTCCTAATCATGTTCTCCAGGAAAAGAAAGCACACTTAACAGAAGGTGTGAGATTGACAACTGTAAATGACAGCAGCCTCCACATGTCTGTAGACAGTGAAAACAACATAACTGTACCTTTGCCCACTAGCACCATTAAGGCTAGCCCGTTGACCAGCAGCTCTCAGGGCAGGAACAGTCCTGCCCTATCTGTCATGGCAACATCTTTGAGTACCATACAGGCTTCCGAGGTTTCCTTGCAACACATTAGTCCCAATGAAAGCTCAGGTGTTGCACTGAGTGAAAGCACTCCTCAGCCCCCCTCGCAGCCTACCATTTCAGCACCACCAAAGCCCACAGTGACCAGAGTGGTTTCTTCAACACATATGGTAAACCATCCACCTATATCTTCAGGAAACACAGCTACAAACATATCTAATCCTATAGTAGGAGTCTAG